One window from the genome of Bufo bufo chromosome 4, aBufBuf1.1, whole genome shotgun sequence encodes:
- the LOC120999161 gene encoding E3 SUMO-protein ligase ZBED1-like, which produces MAEVEQKEREIKNAPSFLKANIWEHFGFYEKSRKHELDKSYAVCKICHTKIKYLGNTTNLRNHVSRFHPEMLKPTTTTTTTKEMNPDQPRIDAMLQSTLPPNSEKVKRITKAVAAFIAKDLRPYSVVENSGFRYLLKTIEPRYKIPSRSHFTENVIPALYHETKAKIIASMSQASRVAITCDSWTSVTTESYVTIIAHYVSKDWQILSHVLQTRAIYESHTGAHLAELLSHVVEEWQLSDKSVVLVTDNASNMIVAAQVGKFPHVKCFAHTLNLASQRALKVATLSRLLGRVRRISTFFHRSTRASHCLKEKQKCLGLKNHKLITDVATRWNSAYDMVERFLEQQPAVCATLLSAEVRRGESDLCTLNETDVSNAEDAVSALKPMKDATMLMSEERNPTVSLIAPINAQLLQSMTDTMGDTPMIHEIKNSIRTDLQKRYSSEAEKKILHTASALDPRFKGLPFILTDEERLEIFKGVTEEAASLEITSDESERT; this is translated from the exons ATGGCAGAAGTAGAACAAAAGGAACGAGAGATAAAAAATGCACCTAGCTTTTTAAAAGCAAACATCTGGGAACATTTTGGCTTTTATGAAAAAAGTAGGAAGCACGAATTGGACAAGTCATACGCTGTGTGTAAAATctgtcacacaaaaattaaatatctaGGGAATACTACTAATCTGAGAAACCACGTCAGCCGTTTTCACCCAGAAATGCTAAaacctaccaccaccaccaccaccaccaaggaAATGAACCCAGATCAGCCAAGAATTGATGCAATGTTACAGTCAACTTTGCCGCCCAACTCTGAAAAGGTAAAGAGAATAACAAAAGCTGTGGCAGCTTTCATAGCGAAGGACCTGCGCCCTTACTCTGTTGTGGAAAACAGTGGGTTTCGCTACCTTTTGAAGACGATAGAGCCGCGTTACAAGATCCCGTCACGAAGTCACTTTACAGAAAACGTCATACCTGCACTCTACCACGAAACCAAAGCTAagataattgcatcaatgagCCAAGCAAGTCGAGTCGCAATAACGTGTgattcctggacttcagtcacgaCAGAGTCTTATGTTACAATAATAGCACATTACGTTAGTAAGGACTGGCAGATTTTGTCGCATGTACTGCAAACGAGAGCCATTTATGAGTCTCACACGGGTGCTCATCTGGCAGAGCTACTTTCTCATGTTGTGGAAGAATGGCAGCTGTCCGATAAATCTGTAGTGCTTGTGACCGACAACGCGTCAAACATGATAGTTGCAGCTCAAGTTGGAAAATTCCCCCATGTGAAATGCTTCGCCCATACACTGAATCTTGCATCCCAGCGAGCGTTGAAAGTGGCCACTCTCTCTAGGCTTCTTGGCAGAGTACGTCGGATATCCACATTCTTTCACCGCAGCACTAGAGCAAGCCACTGTCTAAAAGAGAAACAGAAATGTCTTGGCCTGAAGAATCATAAGCTGATAACTGATGTGGCAACAAGATGGAACAGTGCATACGACATGGTCGAGAGGTTCTTGGAACAACAACCTGCAGTCTGTGCCACCTTGCTGTCTGCAGAAGTCAGAAGAGGAGAGTCCGATCTCTGCACTCTAAACGAAACAGATGTGTCAAATGCAGAGGACGCCGTGAGTGCATTAAAGCCAATGAAGGATGCAACCATGCTGATGTCAGAAGAGCGCAATCCAACAGTTTCTCTCATTGCCCCTATAAATGCACAACTTCTCCAGAGCATGACAGACACGATGGGAGACACACCCATGATCCATGAGATCAAGAATTCTATTAGAACAGATCTCCAGAAGAGGTACAGCAGTGAGGCCGAGAAGAAGATCCTTCATACAGCCTCTGCACTGGATCCTCGCTTTAAGGGACTGCCTTtcatcctcacagatgaagaaagATTGGAGATATTTAAAGGAGTCACTGAGGAAGCTGCATCCTTGGAG ATTACATCAGATGAGAGTGAGAGGACATAA